A genomic stretch from bacterium includes:
- the rodA gene encoding rod shape-determining protein RodA, translating into MADTRIYRQFDPVMFFSMLSLIGMGVLMIYSATFQSASQDLYIRQLQWCAVALVLFFILLNIDYHVLADSSLPIYVGSLVFLVAVLFFGKRISGAKSWFSLGYFNFQPSEIAKIATILFLAKYLSDETRMFLVLRDFLLAGLIVLVPMFLIILQPDMGTTITFIPPLILLMFLAGMRYKWILGAILAGIASLPVFWLFLKPYQKDRILTFVDPSKDPLGAGYQIIQSKIAVGSGRIFGKGLFSKETQAYLDYIPEKHTDFVFSVLAEDFGLIGVVVTLAIYFILLMRVLSTARQARDRVGVFIVMGFFAIFFFHFVVNVGMIVGLMPITGLPLPLMSYGGSSLLSTIGAMAIIMNVRMRRFVN; encoded by the coding sequence ATGGCTGATACCCGCATCTACCGTCAATTTGACCCGGTCATGTTTTTTAGCATGCTTTCCCTGATCGGCATGGGCGTGCTCATGATTTACAGCGCAACTTTTCAAAGCGCAAGCCAGGACCTCTATATTCGTCAATTGCAGTGGTGCGCTGTGGCACTCGTTTTGTTTTTTATTCTTTTGAACATTGATTATCACGTCCTGGCAGATTCTTCATTGCCTATTTATGTAGGCTCACTCGTTTTCCTCGTTGCAGTTTTATTTTTTGGAAAAAGAATTTCCGGCGCAAAAAGCTGGTTTTCGCTTGGCTACTTTAATTTTCAGCCATCGGAAATTGCAAAGATAGCGACGATCCTGTTTCTGGCAAAGTACCTGAGCGACGAAACCCGAATGTTCCTTGTTTTGAGGGATTTCTTGCTTGCAGGATTGATAGTTCTGGTTCCCATGTTTTTGATTATTTTGCAGCCTGATATGGGGACGACCATCACCTTTATTCCGCCTTTGATTCTGCTGATGTTTTTGGCGGGAATGCGATACAAATGGATCCTGGGGGCCATTTTAGCGGGAATTGCTTCTTTGCCGGTTTTCTGGCTGTTTCTAAAACCTTATCAGAAGGACCGCATCTTAACCTTTGTAGATCCTTCGAAAGATCCTCTGGGCGCTGGATATCAGATCATCCAATCCAAGATCGCTGTGGGATCGGGACGCATTTTTGGAAAAGGATTATTTTCAAAAGAAACGCAGGCTTATCTGGACTACATTCCTGAGAAACATACTGATTTTGTATTTTCGGTGCTTGCGGAAGATTTTGGTTTGATCGGTGTGGTTGTAACACTTGCGATCTACTTTATTTTATTAATGCGCGTTTTATCCACAGCCAGGCAGGCGCGCGACCGAGTTGGTGTATTCATTGTGATGGGATTTTTTGCAATTTTCTTTTTCCATTTTGTTGTTAATGTCGGCATGATTGTCGGGTTAATGCCTATCACAGGTTTGCCGCTTCCACTAATGAGTTACGGCGGGTCTTCTTTACTCAGTACGATTGGCGCCATGGCAATAATTATGAACGTGCGCATGCGGCGGTTCGTCAATTGA